The nucleotide window caagttgaacgagttgtgaaccagcaccagccctggaactgatttggtggaaaaggggtattagattATCTGTGATCCAGACCAAAATTTCAAGCTGTGCACAAAAATCCTTCGCTCTCTTTTGATGCAATCTCTTTATTCATCTTATGAATATTCAAGATATTATTATTCCTACTACTACCAGTATTTAATGGTTTATTCATATTATTACAGTACACGTGGTTTTATGTTCCAAGATGCATCGATAGTTGTtgtttatggaaaaaatgatttaAGAAACTGCTTTCAAACTGGAGAAACGTTTGGGTAGAAACGTTCAGAGATCAGAGAAACGAATTAAAGACCAGAACTATTGCTTACTCAAACAccacacccaaacacacacacgcctaTGATGTAATCTCAAACTctcttcaacacacacacacacaccataactaTTAAATTATTCCAAAGTATTCTTCATGATCAAGAACAGTTCATGAGTTCAATCCCACACACTGTTTATAATGTTATACAGTTATAATGTTGATGTTTTTACAATCAAATTATTTCGCTCATTGTGATTCCGGAATTAAATCTAAATATGaaaattttgcaacaaaacatgaAAGAATTGCATCACCTTAAAGCCCTGTAGTGACTCAGGAACAAATAAGAGGTTTCAACCAAATATACACCTTAAAAACGCAACATCTCAGCTCTCAACCAAAGACAAATAACACACTGATGAAGTCATCAGGATAAAACCCTGGAGGATAAAttctacacgtgtgtgtgtgtgtatatattattacATGACTGCAGTGTGTAATTTGTGTATTCTGGATTaaagtgcatacatgtcaacctatacggatttgattcaataaacgtagtatacgggcatacaaataaagttatacagattcttttaaaaaaaaaaacttcaatatttatttagagctataatcaattcccacgatgataaaagagcgcataacatttacaaacgtactgtacaccacagacagccagtaaagagtcttatgaaatcgcgcgttatcttgtggtagcgaaacttcgttccacttttgatcatgcgcacaccacattgcgagaatcccgccaaccgggaagtaacattttgtttgaaacacgtatttccacctgagcgactttcactagcgactgaaaagattctgaatgggcactccggcaagatcaacacagacacttgctgtgacatgcagcctcgtgaggtattggtgcagagcgctaaagctgtcatggagtacaattcagaacattagagtgacactttgtgtttttgtcgaacattggagctttgtattcattctgaaggtttattgttattaatattgaataaaaagtaactgggatatatcattgttaattatcattcaaattttagataaattattttaatttgcatcttatacagattttataagggaaatacggattttggaggttggttatacaggtttgattgaccaaaggttgacatgtatgaaagtgTGGACTGATTTGGTGGTGTTTAGCCGAGTGTGTGTTACCTGGATTAAAGGTGAGCGGGTGTGTTTCAGGTGTGTGTTCAGGCAGTTATTACAGATAAAAAAACTAAGATTAAAACAGATATGTTGCCTCTGAAACTAAAATGTAAACTGATCTGTAAATCACATTCAGTGTTGTTCAATTTTAACGACATTATTGAAGATATTCGCTAATTTTAcgggctggttttttttttttaataagtgtCACAATTAATGACAAAACGCACGTGTTTTTCAGCTTATGCCACGGCGCTGTttgattctcgattctgattggtcattcAATGCGTtcattctaatacgttatcgtttctgtagtaacagttCATTCACTGGTAGTTGTACTGCAGATGTACTTAAAAATACCACAATTCCTCCTTCTCACTGTTTGTTAGATTCAGTGGTGGACGGGTGGACCAGGctgaatgttgtgtgtgtgtgtgtgtgtgtacctgagagAATGTTGTGAACAGGAGTAGCGATGTTGATGTCCTGCAGGTGCTCCAGTGTCTCAGTGTGGAACAGGCGGAGTGTGGAACCCGAGCTGAAGGCGATCCAGATGCCCACTCCTGCTACCACCATTTGGGACACGACCATTCCCTCCTCCTGATGCGCCTCCAGCTGGTGCTGTACAACACCCAGGACAGACACGGTGTACTCTGTTAATCCTTATTACTGAGCAATAACATATTTAAAACTTACAGActgatagaggccacgcctccttcattcagACTGACagggacagaggccacgcctccttgatTAGAAGTAACAAGAACAGAGATCACGTctacttcactgtgactgacacaggccacgcctccttcactatgaTGGACATGGAGGCCGTGCCTGCTTCAACTGAGGCGGACAgtcatagaggccacacctccttccttaGGTCTGAagagtacagaggccacgccttcacTATTTACAGAGGCTACGCCTCCATTCACTATTACTGagatacaaaggccacacctccttcattgggactgatgggcacataggccacacctccattaTGACTAAccagtacagaggccacacctcctttcagACTGACagggacagaggccacgcctccttgatTAGAAGTAACAAGAACAGAGATCACGTctacttcactgtgactgacagaggccacgcctccttcactatgaTGGACATGGAGGCCGTGCCTGCTTCAACTGAGGCAGACAgtcatagaggccacacctccttccttaGGTCTGAAGAGTACAGAGGCTACGCCTCCTTCACTATTACTGAGAtacaaaagccacacctccttcattaagaCTGACAGCACCTCGGTCACACCTCCTTTCAGACTGACagggacagaggccacgcctccttgatTAGAAGTAACAAGAACAGAGATCACGTctacttcactgtgactgacagaggccacgcctccttcactatgaTGGACATGGAGGCCGTGCCTGCTTCAGCTGAGGCGGACAgtcatagaggccacacctccttccttaGGTCTGAagagtacagaggccacgccttcacTATGTACAGAGGCTACGCCTCCTTCACTATTACTGAGAtacaaaagccacacctccttcattgggaCTGATGGGCATATAGGCCACACCTACATCATTATGTCTGACGGGCACACCTCCATTACGACTGGCCAGTACAgacgccacacctccttcattaagaCTGACAGGCACCTTGGTCACAACTAGTTCATTATGTCTGAccagtacagaggccacaccttcactatGACTgatacacacaggccacaccaccTTCATTATGTCTGACCTGTACCAAGGCCATGCCTACTTCCCTATGAATgagaaaggccacacctccattaggactgacaggcacataggccatgcctccttcactgtgatggAGATACAAAGACCACACCTTCATTAGAACTGACACCTTGATCACACCTTCATTACATCTAACCAGTACAgacgccacgcctccttcactatgaCGGAcctgtacagaggccacacctccttcattaggtCTGACTGttacagaagccacaccttctCTATGACTCAGTGTTATTCTGTCAGTTATGCTGATTTGATtgacaataagacagcagcgcctTATAATCAGTTTACCCACAATTACACACTTCTACCACTAGGGGCTCTATCCACCTGGTCAGGAGATCAAGAAAACCTCGATAGATCACTTTCTCTGCGCAGAAACCTCCGTGCCAACACGGCTAATAAACGAGAGCCCGGGTCTGATTCATCACCCGAGCTCTGATTAGTGCCGCTTCAGCGTTTGGTCAGTCTGGAACTCTTTTAGGGAGGACACCAAGTTTGAGAAATGCCTCAGGGAAATCAGAGCCTGTCTTAAAACCTGCTGAgtgctttaaagaaaaaaaaaaaaagaaaagaagagatGTGCATGTCTGATCTCGTCAGCAGCTGAACCAAGTCAgagaatgcttttgggaaaccgaaTCCTTAAGAGTCACAGGAGAACACGGACGGCAGTCTGCTTGGTCCACACCAATAAATGTTCCACTGCGTCGGCCGTACGAGGGGTTAATCGACGTTGCAACGCTGCGTTCATGCCCAGAATGTTCTCTGTGCTGTCGGATAAACCGATTGATGGAAATTTAGCTTGCTGTCTTGCAATGTAAGCAGTTTCTCACAAATCGATTTCTTACAGTCACACAAACTGATTTGTCTGtattaaaagtgtgtgtgtgtgttaaacaacAGCATAATCAGCAAAATGGCACCAAACCAAGAACATTTTATTACCAAAACCAAGGTTGGCCATGCTGTGCGAGATTTCCAAACTGCCCTATCATGACCGAGAGGAAGAAGAAAAATGCTGGAAAGAGATCACCACATTGTTTTTATAACCCGAGTTTGAACAATATTTCACTGAGCCGCCAGAGCGGACAGAAAAAAGGCTTTCCAACGCGAGAAAAATATTTCTAAAAGTAGGACAGACTCATGTACGACTCTGTGCTCTTTCATAAACACTGTACATCCCTGTATAGTTATCCGTAAATCATCGTTACCGCGAGCTACCACAGTGATGTTGAATTTGGATAATCCTTTACACTTTAGCTTTAGTGTGTATCGAACTGGAGTAAAGTGGTGTACACTGCTGCGTACACGTCATTCAAAAGTCAGTCGTCACCAGGACGTTTTGTACCAGAGCTACGAGGCCACGTGAAAATGCACAGGCTCCAGTTTAGCACTGTTCAAGCTACGTGTGAAAATAAGCGAGGATTGCGACAGGCCGTAAAAATCAGTTGCGTTACGTATATGAAGATTTGACACTTAGATTTACAAAACTAGCGGCATCGTATCACGCTACAAACTTTTCCTCGAGCTTATCTTCTAATCAGGCATGTAGCGATATATCGTGCGATGATAAATCGCGATACAAATCGACAAAATTTAAAATGAATCGTGTGTTATCTGTTGCTTTTTCCTCACTGTAATTGtgatgtttagacagcagagggcacaataacGTACAATAGCAACAGGGAATGCATTTGACTTCAGTGTAGGTgggagtaacacagctctaatgttgcgaaaatgcacacacaaaaaaaaaagatctaaaatgtgagagagctgttgtgcgattgtgtacaaatagatttaacaagaaatcagagctctgttTTTACAGACTGTTTATTAAAAGGTTTGTTATTAATGTTTTCATTTTATGAAGAAAAtgagaccgcgagttggccttatGGTTGGCGTGTAcgcctctcaattgggagatcatgagttctactcagggttgggtcatttttttccccctccatttgtttattttgtgcttaattatagcatggcTAATCCTGGTCTAGcgggataataaataaataaataaataaataaataaataaaatttaccaGCAGAATGTTAACAGTACGAAAGAGTAATGAAATATAATTAAAGTCAGACTAATATTTTTACAACATATCCTGTCCAGTTGCAAGATAGCCCTGGCTCAGGGTAGGTACAGGTGGCGGCACGATCTGGTCCTGCGGAAGCTCGCGGAAGTCCTTGAGGTGCGGAGGATGGAAGCAGCCAAAGACCCTCCTTCCAAGACACGGACGCTGATCTGCTTCATTGGACAAGGGGCTGGAGCTCCGAACATCAGTCAGAGGGAGAGATCACCACTGTTAACACCTGGATGCGACTGGAACTTAAGGGTGGACCTTGATCAGCAGCTCAAGTTCCCACCAGAGATAACCACCACCTCTCTGAGACCAGACGTCGTCCTGTGGTCCCCTGCAGTCAAGACAGTAATCCTGCCAGAGCTAACCATCCCTTGGGAAGGAGGAATGGAGGCTGCTTTTGAAAGGAAGAGGGACAAATACACCGAGCCGGTAGCCGAGTGCCGAGAAGCTGGATGGTCAACCACTATCTACCCTGTGGAGGTTGGCTGCAGGGGGTTCATTGGAACATCCATCCAGCATCTCCTCAGGAAGATTGGAGTGACCGGAACAAAGCTCAAGAGGGCATCCAGGGAATTGGCAGAAGAGGCGGAAAGAGCCAGTTTCTGGCTGTGGCTGAGAAGGAAGGACATGTCATGGGGGAAAGAGGGGTCCTGGGGTGGCTGCAGGGGGCGGCAGGGAGACGTCCCTGTCGTTGCTCCACCACCATGAGATGTTCTGGGAATAATGGAGTGAAACATCAATGAAGGGTGGCTTCCGGCTGATGACCCTGCAGTTACCCCATTGGCACCGTCGGAGGTGCGTCAGGCAGTAACGCCATGCAGGTAGTCCTTACCTGTGCTTCTATCTCCCATCTAGCATGGGTGATCCTGGTCTAGcgggataataaataaataaatcatataaAATTTA belongs to Neoarius graeffei isolate fNeoGra1 chromosome 11, fNeoGra1.pri, whole genome shotgun sequence and includes:
- the LOC132894068 gene encoding uncharacterized protein LOC132894068, producing the protein MLLGNRILKSHRRTRTAVCLVHTNKCSTASAVRGVNRRCNAAFMPRMFSVLSDKPIDGNLACCLAICKIALAQGRYRWRHDLVLRKLAEVLEVRRMEAAKDPPSKTRTLICFIGQGAGAPNISQRERSPLLTPGCDWNLRVDLDQQLKFPPEITTTSLRPDVVLWSPAVKTVILPELTIPWEGGMEAAFERKRDKYTEPVAECREAGWSTTIYPVEVGCRGFIGTSIQHLLRKIGVTGTKLKRASRELAEEAERASFWLWLRRKDMSWGKEGSWGGCRGRQGDVPVVAPPP